One part of the Arabidopsis thaliana chromosome 1 sequence genome encodes these proteins:
- the URH2 gene encoding uridine-ribohydrolase 2 (uridine-ribohydrolase 2 (URH2); FUNCTIONS IN: hydrolase activity, UDP-glucosyltransferase activity; INVOLVED IN: biological_process unknown; LOCATED IN: cellular_component unknown; EXPRESSED IN: 23 plant structures; EXPRESSED DURING: 15 growth stages; CONTAINS InterPro DOMAIN/s: Inosine/uridine-preferring nucleoside hydrolase (InterPro:IPR001910); BEST Arabidopsis thaliana protein match is: uridine-ribohydrolase 1 (TAIR:AT2G36310.1); Has 30201 Blast hits to 17322 proteins in 780 species: Archae - 12; Bacteria - 1396; Metazoa - 17338; Fungi - 3422; Plants - 5037; Viruses - 0; Other Eukaryotes - 2996 (source: NCBI BLink).), producing the protein MAIFVALNSPEVDVIGLTTIFGNVYTTLATRNALHLLEVAGRTDIPVAEGTHKTFLNDTKLRIADFVHGKDGLGNQNFPPPKGKPIEKSGPEFLVEQAKLCPGEITVVALGPLTNLALAVQLDPEFSKNVGQIVLLGGAFAVNGNVNPASEANIFGDPEAADIVFTCGADIIAVGINVTHQVIMTADDKDKLASSKGKLAQYLCKILDVYYDYHLTAYEIKGVYLHDPATILAAFLPSLFTYTEGVARVQTSGITRGLTLLYNNLKRFEEANEWSDKPTVKVAVTVDAPAVVKLIMDRLMES; encoded by the exons ATGGCGATATTCGTAGCTTTAAATTCACCTGAAGTTGATGTCATTGGCCTCACTACTATCTTTGGAAACGTGTATACCACTCTCGCCACTCGAAACGCCTTGCATTTG TTGGAGGTTGCGGGTAGGACCGATATTCCGGTGGCTGAAGGAACACATAAAACCTTCTTG AACGATACGAAGCTTCGAATAGCTGACTTTGTTCATGGAAAAGATGGGCTTGGCAACCAAAACTTCCCTCCACCTAAAGGAAAACCAATTGAAAAGTCTGGACCTGAGTTTTTAGTTGAACAAGCAAAGCTTTGCCCTGGTGAAATCACGGTTGTTGCTTTGGGACCACTAACAAATCTCGCGTTG GCTGTTCAGCTTGATCCAGAGTTTTCGAAAAATGTCGGACAAATTGTTCTTCTTGGTGGAGCATTTGCAGTAAACGGAAATGTAAATCCAGCTTCGGAAGCTAAT ATTTTTGGCGATCCCGAAGCTGCAGATATTGTGTTCACATGTGGGGCCGATATAATTGCTGTGGGAATCAATGTGACCCATCAAGTTATTATGACAG CTGATGACAAGGACAAACTAGCATCATCGAAGGGGAAATTAGCTCAATATCTCTGTAAAATCCTTGATGTGTACTATGATTATCATCTCACGGCTTACGAAATCAAAG GTGTGTACCTTCATGATCCTGCGACGATCCTTGCGGCTTTCCTTCCTTCTCTATTCACTTATACAGAAGGAGTTGCTAGAGTGCAGACAAGTGGTATCACTAGGGGACTCACTTTACTGTACAACAATCTTAAGAG GTTTGAGGAAGCGAACGAGTGGTCAGACAAACCAACGGTAAAAGTGGCAGTGACGGTTGATGCTCCTGCAGTCGTGAAGCTCATAATGGATAGGCTTATGGAGTCTTAA
- a CDS encoding B3 domain protein (DUF313) (Domain of unknown function (DUF313); CONTAINS InterPro DOMAIN/s: Protein of unknown function DUF313 (InterPro:IPR005508); BEST Arabidopsis thaliana protein match is: Domain of unknown function (DUF313) (TAIR:AT2G24670.1); Has 82 Blast hits to 82 proteins in 3 species: Archae - 0; Bacteria - 0; Metazoa - 0; Fungi - 0; Plants - 82; Viruses - 0; Other Eukaryotes - 0 (source: NCBI BLink).), whose product MGAIHDEPFTACGDETECFGGNREGSQSFHSSSTKEENLEDSYLYLVHQRSMSIFFWDERANTGVAGAVDEGKIIDFEFLNPDEKRIIEEHANKEREEGVDVILVNFDRREYMLNLRRWNMGTSPLYILVSGRYNVVKGCRLKEGNEIRIWSFHFDDQLNLAMVPLTPTESG is encoded by the exons ATGGGTGCTATTCATGATGAGCCATTCACTGCCTGTGGAGACGAAACAGAGTGTTTTGGAGGCAATAGAGAGGGAAGCCAGAGTTTTCATTCAAGTTCCACTAAGGAAGAGAACCTTGAGGATTCCTATCTCTACCTAGTGCACCAGAGGAGTAT GAGCATCTTCTTCTGGGACGAGAGAGCCAACACCGGAGTGGCTGGTGCGGTTGATGAGGGTAAA ATCATAGATTTTGAATTCTTGAACCCCGACGAAAAAAGGATCATAGAAGAACATGCCAATAAGGAACGTGAAGAAGGAGTAGACGTGATACTCGTAAATTTTGATCGAAGGGAATATATGTTGAATTTGAGGAGATGGAACATGGGGACCTCTCCTCTATACATTTTGGTTTCAGGGCGGTATAATGTGGTCAAAGGATGCCGTCTAAAGGAAGGCAATGAGATTCGCATCTGGTCTTTCCACTTTGATGACCAGCTCAATCTCGCTATGGTTCCTCTTACGCCAACTGAGTCCGGTTAA
- the URH2 gene encoding uridine-ribohydrolase 2 (uridine-ribohydrolase 2 (URH2); CONTAINS InterPro DOMAIN/s: Inosine/uridine-preferring nucleoside hydrolase (InterPro:IPR001910); BEST Arabidopsis thaliana protein match is: uridine-ribohydrolase 1 (TAIR:AT2G36310.1); Has 6369 Blast hits to 6297 proteins in 1349 species: Archae - 75; Bacteria - 4652; Metazoa - 179; Fungi - 246; Plants - 186; Viruses - 0; Other Eukaryotes - 1031 (source: NCBI BLink).), with amino-acid sequence MAIGDRKKIIIDTDPGIDDAMAIFVALNSPEVDVIGLTTIFGNVYTTLATRNALHLLEVAGRTDIPVAEGTHKTFLNDTKLRIADFVHGKDGLGNQNFPPPKGKPIEKSGPEFLVEQAKLCPGEITVVALGPLTNLALAVQLDPEFSKNVGQIVLLGGAFAVNGNVNPASEANIFGDPEAADIVFTCGADIIAVGINVTHQVIMTADDKDKLASSKGKLAQYLCKILDVYYDYHLTAYEIKGVYLHDPATILAAFLPSLFTYTEGVARVQTSGITRGLTLLYNNLKRFEEANEWSDKPTVKVAVTVDAPAVVKLIMDRLMES; translated from the exons ATGGCGATAGGAGACCGCAAGAAGATTATCATCGATACTGATCCTGGAATCG ATGATGCAATGGCGATATTCGTAGCTTTAAATTCACCTGAAGTTGATGTCATTGGCCTCACTACTATCTTTGGAAACGTGTATACCACTCTCGCCACTCGAAACGCCTTGCATTTG TTGGAGGTTGCGGGTAGGACCGATATTCCGGTGGCTGAAGGAACACATAAAACCTTCTTG AACGATACGAAGCTTCGAATAGCTGACTTTGTTCATGGAAAAGATGGGCTTGGCAACCAAAACTTCCCTCCACCTAAAGGAAAACCAATTGAAAAGTCTGGACCTGAGTTTTTAGTTGAACAAGCAAAGCTTTGCCCTGGTGAAATCACGGTTGTTGCTTTGGGACCACTAACAAATCTCGCGTTG GCTGTTCAGCTTGATCCAGAGTTTTCGAAAAATGTCGGACAAATTGTTCTTCTTGGTGGAGCATTTGCAGTAAACGGAAATGTAAATCCAGCTTCGGAAGCTAAT ATTTTTGGCGATCCCGAAGCTGCAGATATTGTGTTCACATGTGGGGCCGATATAATTGCTGTGGGAATCAATGTGACCCATCAAGTTATTATGACAG CTGATGACAAGGACAAACTAGCATCATCGAAGGGGAAATTAGCTCAATATCTCTGTAAAATCCTTGATGTGTACTATGATTATCATCTCACGGCTTACGAAATCAAAG GTGTGTACCTTCATGATCCTGCGACGATCCTTGCGGCTTTCCTTCCTTCTCTATTCACTTATACAGAAGGAGTTGCTAGAGTGCAGACAAGTGGTATCACTAGGGGACTCACTTTACTGTACAACAATCTTAAGAG GTTTGAGGAAGCGAACGAGTGGTCAGACAAACCAACGGTAAAAGTGGCAGTGACGGTTGATGCTCCTGCAGTCGTGAAGCTCATAATGGATAGGCTTATGGAGTCTTAA